The proteins below are encoded in one region of Equus quagga isolate Etosha38 unplaced genomic scaffold, UCLA_HA_Equagga_1.0 182421_RagTag, whole genome shotgun sequence:
- the LOC124233282 gene encoding alpha-defensin 1-like — translation MRTLALLTALLLLALQAQTQNLEKADDQVSAQDQPGAEVQDMTISFAGDKRSARGASKGITGTPTCTCRHSNSCLSHERGSGMCISKKGKAYKLCCLR, via the exons ATGAGGACTCTTGCCCTCCTCACTGCCCTTCTACTCTTGGCCCTCCAGGCCCAGACTCAGAACCTGGAAAAGGCAGATGACCAAGTTTCTGCCCAGGACCAGCCTGGGGCCGAGGTCCAGGACATGACTATCTCCTTTGCAGGGGATAAACGCTCTGCTCGAGGAGCTTCAAAAG ggATTACAGGAACACCTACCTGCACCTGCCGGCACTCCAATAGCTGCCTTAGCCATGAGCGTGGCTCTGGGATGTGTATAAGCAAAAAAGGCAAGGCATACAAGCTCTGCTGTCTTCGCTGA